A single window of Leptospira yasudae DNA harbors:
- a CDS encoding glycosyltransferase family 2 protein codes for MAERPPLLSVIIPIYNEEKTIPELTRRLGILQNRLASEHSFKKDDLEILFVNDGSRDGSFDVLKKFCGSTNGYKLVNLSRNYGHQTAITAGIDTALGDAVVVMDGDLQDPPEFVSDLYGKLQEGYDVVYAKRKKRPGESWFKLFTAHVFYRILKKITRFDIPIDTGDFRIMSRRVTNVLCTMREQHRYIRGLISWIGFKQTGLEYEREERFEGVTKFSVGKMLKFALDGITSFSSAPLKLASYLGFFTAFGGAIYALFVIYLRIFTSETITGWSSMMIVVLILGGTQLLALGMIGEYLSRVNDESKNRPLYVIENVYSSVSPKRKSIQKKS; via the coding sequence ATGGCCGAAAGACCTCCTCTCCTTTCCGTAATCATTCCCATCTACAACGAAGAAAAAACCATTCCCGAACTCACGAGAAGGCTGGGCATTCTGCAAAACCGATTAGCCTCCGAACATTCTTTCAAAAAAGACGATCTTGAAATTCTTTTCGTAAACGACGGTTCGAGAGACGGAAGCTTCGACGTATTGAAAAAATTCTGCGGATCGACGAACGGTTATAAACTCGTAAATCTTTCCAGAAATTACGGACATCAAACCGCGATCACCGCCGGAATCGACACGGCGCTCGGCGACGCGGTCGTCGTGATGGACGGAGATCTGCAGGATCCGCCCGAATTCGTGAGCGACCTCTACGGAAAACTTCAAGAAGGATACGACGTAGTCTACGCGAAACGAAAAAAAAGGCCGGGCGAATCCTGGTTCAAACTTTTTACGGCCCACGTATTTTATAGAATTCTAAAGAAGATCACTCGGTTCGACATTCCGATCGACACGGGGGATTTTAGAATCATGAGCCGAAGAGTGACGAACGTTCTCTGCACGATGCGGGAACAACACCGTTATATCCGCGGCTTGATTTCCTGGATCGGTTTCAAACAGACCGGTCTCGAATACGAAAGAGAGGAACGTTTCGAAGGAGTCACGAAATTCTCCGTAGGAAAGATGCTTAAATTCGCGTTAGACGGAATCACTTCCTTTTCCTCGGCTCCTCTCAAACTAGCTTCGTATCTCGGCTTTTTCACGGCGTTCGGCGGAGCGATTTATGCGTTATTCGTCATCTATCTGAGAATTTTCACTTCCGAGACGATCACCGGCTGGAGTTCGATGATGATCGTCGTGCTCATCTTAGGCGGAACCCAACTTTTGGCGCTCGGGATGATCGGAGAATACTTAAGCAGGGTCAACGACGAATCGAAAAACAGACCCTTGTATGTGATCGAAAACGTGTATTCCAGCGTTTCCCCAAAACGGAAATCGATCCAAAAGAAATCCTAA
- a CDS encoding AraC family transcriptional regulator — protein MISEITNILHFFSIGGLISLLIFFVSRYWYDLRGRIAVCFILTIVSYLILNLDVHIQIPFLVRNLLFLIVLALPFFYWLITLAAFDDHFEIKTWFWFLLIGKLILSAVATYPELGQISLRGPVESERILSRILLPSIFSLGFVLAAIIQTYIGRKDDLVESRRTLRQIHILISGTVIAINIFSHLFLRGKEVSEILDLLNGLLAWGLILAFQFLMFDLKEGLIQKREGAAEEEKAPAVDPVLQKKLIDAFEKEKMYRSEGLTIRSLAEELQVHEYKLRRLINGNLGFRNFNDFLNRYRIQEACEILLDSEKDEIPVIRIAMDLGYQSLGPFNRAFKELTSLTPTEYRKNRAEPKINLNDFEKSKLK, from the coding sequence GTGATTAGCGAAATTACGAATATTCTCCATTTCTTTTCCATCGGCGGATTGATTTCCCTTTTGATTTTTTTCGTTTCCCGTTACTGGTATGATCTTCGGGGAAGAATCGCGGTTTGTTTTATTCTTACGATCGTTTCGTATTTGATTCTAAACTTAGACGTTCACATTCAGATTCCCTTTCTCGTTCGTAATCTACTCTTTCTAATCGTGTTGGCTCTTCCGTTTTTTTATTGGCTCATCACCTTAGCGGCGTTCGACGATCATTTCGAGATCAAAACATGGTTTTGGTTTTTGCTGATAGGCAAGCTGATCCTATCCGCGGTCGCGACTTATCCCGAACTCGGACAAATCTCGCTGCGAGGTCCGGTTGAATCCGAAAGAATTCTATCTAGAATTCTTTTGCCGTCGATATTCTCCCTCGGTTTCGTATTGGCCGCGATCATACAAACGTATATTGGAAGAAAGGACGACCTTGTAGAATCGAGGAGAACCCTTCGACAAATCCACATTCTCATCTCGGGAACGGTCATCGCGATCAACATCTTCTCGCATCTTTTTTTACGCGGAAAAGAAGTATCCGAAATCCTGGATTTGTTAAACGGACTTCTTGCTTGGGGTTTGATCCTTGCGTTTCAATTTTTGATGTTCGATTTGAAAGAAGGTCTGATTCAAAAAAGGGAAGGAGCCGCCGAAGAGGAAAAAGCGCCCGCGGTCGATCCGGTCCTACAAAAGAAACTCATCGATGCGTTTGAAAAAGAAAAGATGTATCGCTCCGAAGGTCTGACGATTCGAAGTCTCGCCGAAGAACTTCAGGTTCATGAATACAAACTGAGAAGACTCATCAACGGAAATCTAGGGTTTCGCAATTTTAACGATTTTTTAAACCGATATAGAATTCAGGAAGCCTGCGAGATTCTTCTCGATTCCGAAAAGGACGAGATTCCGGTGATTCGGATCGCGATGGATCTCGGGTATCAATCCTTGGGACCTTTCAATAGAGCCTTTAAGGAACTGACTTCTTTGACGCCCACCGAATATCGAAAAAACCGGGCCGAACCGAAAATAAACCTCAACGATTTTGAAAAAAGCAAGCTTAAATAG
- a CDS encoding sterol desaturase family protein yields MEELLSKVGYSGFFGIVWGTLLIRYLLFAGTAFLIVWVFLSKRLSHKLIQGKTPERERILHEVKYSLLTFFVFALSGVYTAWAQANGYNLIYDKVSDYGTAYLIFSIFALILLHDTYFYWTHRLMHNQLLFKHVHLVHHKSTNPSPWASFSFHPLEAVIESGIIPLAAMILPLHQGAIIVFFIYMTSFNVLGHLSYELFPSWFLRSKFTNWHNTTTHHNMHHKYFNCNYSLYFNVWDKIMGTNHEQYRNTFEEVASRVPEKRENRSLEKVDSADTAAA; encoded by the coding sequence ATGGAAGAATTGCTTTCGAAGGTGGGTTACTCCGGCTTTTTCGGAATCGTCTGGGGAACTTTGTTGATCCGTTATTTGCTCTTTGCGGGAACCGCTTTCTTGATCGTCTGGGTTTTCCTGAGCAAACGTCTTTCTCATAAACTCATTCAGGGAAAAACTCCGGAGCGGGAAAGAATCCTTCACGAAGTCAAGTATTCGCTTCTTACGTTCTTTGTCTTTGCGTTGTCTGGAGTATATACCGCTTGGGCTCAAGCGAACGGATACAACCTGATTTACGATAAGGTTTCCGATTACGGAACGGCATATTTGATTTTCAGCATATTCGCGTTGATCCTTCTGCACGATACGTATTTTTATTGGACGCATCGCCTGATGCACAACCAACTTCTGTTCAAACACGTCCACCTTGTGCATCATAAATCCACGAACCCTTCCCCTTGGGCATCGTTTTCGTTTCATCCTCTGGAAGCGGTGATCGAATCGGGGATTATTCCTCTCGCGGCGATGATTCTACCTTTGCACCAAGGAGCGATCATCGTATTTTTTATCTACATGACTTCTTTTAACGTCCTGGGGCATCTTTCCTACGAACTCTTTCCTTCCTGGTTTTTAAGAAGCAAGTTTACGAACTGGCACAATACGACCACGCACCACAACATGCATCATAAATACTTCAACTGCAACTATTCCCTGTATTTCAACGTTTGGGATAAGATCATGGGAACCAATCACGAACAATACCGGAACACGTTCGAGGAAGTCGCATCGAGGGTTCCCGAAAAACGGGAGAACCGAAGCTTAGAAAAAGTGGATTCCGCGGACACGGCGGCGGCATAA
- a CDS encoding STAS domain-containing protein → MKIKVTTKNDVHIIKIEGPIKAGNEFELGQKIEEYISKGDVPKFIIDLKKVPFINSAGLGMFLNIYKHIDGLKGRMVFTNLNSDIENLMEITKLASIFEIYKTLEEALESFEY, encoded by the coding sequence ATGAAAATCAAAGTCACCACTAAAAACGACGTCCACATCATCAAGATTGAAGGGCCGATAAAAGCGGGAAATGAGTTCGAGTTAGGTCAGAAAATCGAAGAGTACATTTCCAAAGGTGACGTTCCGAAATTTATCATCGATTTGAAAAAAGTTCCCTTTATTAACTCCGCCGGACTCGGTATGTTTTTGAATATATACAAACATATCGACGGCTTAAAAGGAAGAATGGTTTTTACGAACTTGAATTCCGATATCGAGAACTTAATGGAGATTACAAAACTCGCCAGCATCTTTGAAATTTATAAGACTCTGGAAGAGGCTCTTGAATCTTTCGAATACTGA
- a CDS encoding sensor histidine kinase: MRSIFGPTEWISILTHTADVTRAFFLLSGAFLFTKREFPKWIYTPLLIGVVWVFLEEIYFQGSDLASAPIYFLVGGAHIYSGIILLKLPSTRYKGGKIGGWSFILWGIHILDYPFLRPIEEFAIVGFFLGGLFRMMSALSILIIYFEWSKEAENRLDSLYKKIIDTSQEGIWILDKDGNTTFANNKIGELYGIAPETMLGRNVLDIVEEDRRKSVAERLEERKKGIAEISEYNFVNHKGEQKYAIASANPLYDDHGNYDGALAMIVDITSLKLVEQKLRESERQISTIISNISGIVYRCKNDPPRWTMDYISEGCLQLTGYSPEDFVGKKTLDFGDIILEEDRAEVESGVLHSVESKTPYQITYRIRKKDGKIQWCFEQGIGIFSPDGQLQGLEGVIIDYSLPKQAEELISNSLKEKELLLREIHHRVKNYMQVLSSLIGLQSEYSSDPSARKVLEDSQNRIASMAMIHETLYSKSVESQTFLPDYIRKLISNLMHFFGYDEAELQTTLYCDSIVLNQSILIPLGLILNELITNSMKHAFPKIRGLKKLTVSFKLDERGYSRLEVSDNGPGKFPNSQPKKDSLGTELVQLLTYQLKGTLEESKTSEGFTTIITFPPNQK; encoded by the coding sequence ATGAGATCGATTTTCGGACCGACCGAATGGATTTCGATTCTTACGCATACGGCCGACGTTACGAGAGCGTTCTTTCTGCTCTCGGGCGCCTTTCTCTTTACAAAAAGGGAATTCCCTAAATGGATCTATACACCGCTTTTGATCGGCGTTGTCTGGGTCTTTCTGGAAGAAATTTATTTCCAAGGTTCCGATCTCGCGTCGGCCCCGATTTATTTTCTGGTCGGAGGCGCGCACATTTATTCGGGGATCATTCTTTTAAAACTTCCTTCCACGCGGTATAAGGGAGGAAAGATCGGAGGATGGAGTTTTATTCTCTGGGGAATTCACATTTTGGATTATCCTTTTTTGAGACCGATCGAAGAATTCGCGATCGTGGGCTTTTTTCTCGGCGGACTCTTTCGAATGATGAGCGCGCTTTCGATCCTTATCATTTATTTCGAATGGTCTAAGGAAGCCGAAAACAGATTGGATTCACTTTACAAAAAGATCATAGACACTTCTCAAGAAGGAATTTGGATTCTGGACAAAGACGGAAACACCACCTTTGCGAACAATAAAATCGGCGAACTCTACGGTATAGCGCCGGAAACGATGCTCGGTCGAAACGTCTTGGATATCGTGGAAGAAGACCGGAGAAAGTCCGTGGCGGAACGGCTCGAGGAGCGGAAGAAAGGAATCGCCGAGATTTCCGAATACAACTTCGTCAATCATAAAGGAGAGCAGAAATACGCGATCGCATCCGCCAATCCTCTTTACGACGATCACGGAAACTACGACGGGGCCCTCGCAATGATCGTGGACATCACTTCCCTCAAGTTGGTGGAGCAAAAACTGAGAGAAAGCGAAAGACAGATTTCCACGATCATCAGCAATATTTCCGGAATCGTATATCGGTGTAAAAACGATCCTCCGCGGTGGACGATGGATTACATCAGCGAAGGCTGTCTTCAACTTACGGGATATTCTCCGGAGGATTTCGTCGGAAAGAAAACATTAGATTTCGGTGATATTATCTTGGAGGAGGATCGAGCGGAGGTCGAATCGGGGGTTCTTCATTCGGTCGAATCGAAAACACCGTATCAAATCACCTATCGAATCCGAAAAAAAGACGGTAAAATCCAATGGTGTTTCGAACAAGGAATCGGAATTTTTTCACCGGACGGACAATTGCAAGGATTGGAGGGAGTGATCATCGATTATTCACTTCCGAAACAAGCAGAGGAACTGATCAGCAATTCGCTCAAGGAAAAGGAACTTTTATTACGCGAAATCCATCACCGCGTAAAGAATTATATGCAGGTGTTATCGAGTCTCATCGGATTACAATCGGAGTATTCCTCCGATCCGAGCGCGCGCAAGGTTTTGGAGGACAGTCAAAATCGAATCGCTTCGATGGCGATGATTCACGAAACGTTATATTCGAAAAGCGTGGAGAGTCAGACATTTCTTCCCGATTACATCCGAAAACTGATCTCGAATCTGATGCATTTTTTCGGATACGACGAGGCGGAATTGCAGACGACCCTCTATTGCGATTCCATCGTTCTCAATCAATCGATTTTGATCCCGCTCGGATTGATCTTGAACGAACTCATCACAAACTCGATGAAGCACGCATTCCCGAAGATCCGCGGACTGAAAAAACTCACTGTAAGTTTCAAATTGGACGAACGCGGTTATTCCCGTCTCGAAGTAAGCGACAACGGTCCCGGAAAGTTTCCCAATTCACAACCGAAAAAGGATTCTTTAGGGACGGAACTCGTTCAACTTCTTACGTATCAGCTCAAAGGAACTCTGGAAGAATCGAAAACCTCCGAAGGATTCACCACGATCATCACCTTTCCGCCGAATCAAAAATAA